TCAAGGTTATTTTTGACAAAGAAGATTGCTCAATCAGAAGCAAGAAGACTAAtaaagttgctctaaaaggagtaagaaaaggaagcatGTTTCATGCAGACATGAATTCAATAAACAAGGACAAGATATGTTGCTTCCACACTAAGGCATCAAGTGAACAAAGCAAAatgtggcacaagaagctttaTCACTTAAACTGCAAGCCAATCAATACtcttgtgaaaagagaattagtGAGAGCATGCCAACTTTGGaatttgctcaaaatgaagtttgtgaagcttgtcagaaaggcaatatgaagaaatcaagtcacaaaagTAAAGCTGTGAATTCCATCAATGCTCCACTATAACTCATCTATATGGATTCGTTTGGTCATGTAAATGTCAGGTCCATTTCCAAGAAGAGATATGCACTGgtaatggtggatgactactcaagatatatTTGGGAGGAATTTATGCATTCagaagatgaaactccacacattatcattgaacacataaagaagatagagaaacaggctgaagatcaaaattatGTACAAAGATTGAGGAGTGAAAATGGTACTGAATTCATAAATTCCATATTAAATGAATTTTGTAAAGACAAAGATATCACTCAAGAGTTTTCTGTACCAAGAAcgcctcaacaaaatggtgtggttgaaagaaacaacagaactctagttgaagctgcaagCACAATATTGCaggatgccaagttgccaaccaATTTTTGGGGGAGAAGTTGTTAACACAACGTGTTATACTCGGGATAGATATTTGGTGAACAAAAAtattggcaagtcaccctactcaatcatgtcaaAAAGGAAGCCTACAGTTAAGCATTTTCATATGTTTGAAAGCAAGTGATttgttttaaaagacaactctgagtATGTTGGCAAATTTGACTCCAAAGTATTTGAAGATATTTTtcttggatattcattggaaaggacTGCTTATAGAGTCTATGTACTAGATCAAAAGAAGATAAGCACAGATGTGACATTTGATGATGATAAGTATCCtagcttggaatgccttgatgacaGTGAAGCTGAAGGTTTGAAATTTGATAATCCCAActttgatagtgattctgaaatGAATGCATTTAtgtctcaaattgagcctaagaaaactgaaaaACTCTACTAGATCCTGACTGGATAACtgttatgcaagaagagctaaatcaatttgaaagaagcaaagtttgggaattggttcctacACCAAGAAACAGAAGCAccattggaacaaagtgggtgtacatgaacaaaatagatgaaaatggtgttgttactagaaacaaagaaAGACTGGTTGCCAAAgactactcacaagaagaaggaattgtctatgatgaaacttttgctccagttgtagGACTAGATATAGTTTCCTTATCCCGCTAAACTACGACCAAaatttatcctactaaactacgatcaCGGCTTTTTCctaattcttttattatttttattataaatctacaattaatttatatttatataaaaatattaaagttactccctctgtcccaaaTTATTTGTCCACTTTGACTTTACGCATAATTTAAGTTGTCTTGACCGCATATCTCTTTTGATTACTTTTAAAAATTTCTTTTTATGAGTaaaaatttaaatcttaaatttttatacaaaaagaaaatttgaaaattgGTGAACGGAGATATGTGATCAATGCAACTTAAATTACACGTAAAAATCAAACTGGAAAAGTAATTTGGGACGGAGGGGCTATTATATGATTggataaaaaaatcaaaaaaaaaaacaATATTAACGAAtctgtgcatcgcacgggatttaaaCTAGTAACAATAATACTGTAATTTtcaattaatatattattttttcaaattcaaatagctctcaataaaaatatcaaattatatatttattatataatatgcATAAGAGGAATGTTATCCAAAATTTTGATAATTATGGTCCATATACTACCAATTTAATATGGACCATTAAATCTTTTTGTAAATATTCGTGTATATgtctaattattatcaaattatattgtATAAAAATTTTGAATTAACAAATTCTGCATATTAAAAATTGCAAttcaatttatatttaaaaaaatatagtaTTGGAAAAAAAATACATGAATTGCACGAGTTCTCAAGTACTATCATACTTTTGAGGGTTTGGAAGTTTGACCAGGCTAACAAGTCGACTTTCTTTTGGGAGATTTTGGGTTAGGGCTGGATTTAAGATTGACAGGCTTATATGCAAAAAAGGCCATCATACTTTTTCAGTTTCAAATCCTAAGCCCAATAAAAGAAATATAACCATAGTGATGCTTGTGTACATAAAGATAGATAAGTATAGCCCACATACAATTCCTTCTGGATGAAAATATGAGATCACCGTTGATTGAAGCAACCTAAACATGACAGTTACTTTAATCTCAGCCGTTCAAATATCTTAGATTATTCCGTCATGTAAATTAAATTTTCTCTCCAAACAAACAAGGAAAAATGACAACTAACAAGTCTTTCAGCTAAGAACAATACAACCCCAtaatcctctctctctctctctctctctcaattaTCAAGAAACTGCTTTCTTGAAAATTACTTAAACAGAAAGAAAGGAACTGTTTTTACTAGTATCATGGGAGAAGAAAGCAAGAAAATGGAAACTACCCTTAATGGATTTTCACCCATTTCATCTACTCCTGTTTTTTGGAAGTCTCGTAAAAGATCAGGTATGTACCTTGTGCTCCTAAACTATACTTACACAAATTTTGTGTCTATAATTTTTGTTAGTTTTTAGAGGTGGGTTTATTTAGCTTTGTTAAAAAATGTTGCACAACTGCTCAAGTTCTGATTTTTATTGATATTTGCTTACAAATTTCTTTAAATTTAGTATCTTTTTTTAGTTTTGATTAATTCTAGCTAAAACAATTTCATAATTAATACACATATTATGAAAAACTTGTAGATGAATGTTTGATAATCATGTAAGTATTTGTTTAAGGTAGGGAACACACCAACTGCCAACTAATAATATCTATGTTTCTTGTTGTTGCTTAAATGTTTGGTcttgttttatttgttttatatGTCAATTTACTTTCTTTGACTTTTTGATTGttccaatttttttatttaatcgTGTTTTGTTCATTATTTTATGTAGCTGTTTTAAATTAAAGTTGAGATCTTTCTTTTGTGTTGCCTTTTTACCTTGCTTTTGTCTGAATTTGAAAGACTTGGTCACATTGTTGTGCTTATGCTTCTTCACTGTTTTTGAACTGATATTTAAGAATAGgataacaacaatgaagacatgtGTCTGTAATCTATGTGTTTTGTAAGCATATGCAAGTGAGCAGGGGATTAGCGGAATAGAATGATTTTCTATTAAACTGCAAGAACTTATAAGATTGATAAGAACATTCTATAAATGGTTTGTTTTAGTTAGTGGACTTGGAACTCTGTGAATTCTTCATATGGATGTCATAAAACTTTCTTTTTTGTCGTGGTTGTTTTCCTTTTTTCTTGTGGTACTGCTCTTAAATAGATTTAGCTATGCAGTCACTCTTTGTATAGAATTTGTTGCTCCTGTCTGTCTACAATACACGTTGCTGTTCTCTTGTGTTGTGTATACTGCAGTCTGCAGTGTTACACGGAACATGAGTTGTACGTGGTACAAGTAGAGCTACATAGAATTATCTCCCGAAAATCGCTATGAGAACCCGTGAAGTGGATGTGTGGTTGATGCAAGGAACCCTGTAACTGTAGTTGGCCTTAAATCTTTAACTTCATAACTTCTTTATTCTTTCTGGCgttcttatttttattttttcctCTTCTTTGAGACTTGGCGGTTGCTAAATTTGGTGAATTGCAACAAGGTTGACCAGCAAATTGTGTAACATTTTACTGAATAAAATAAAGTAGATGCTAATTGGATTACAAGAAAGAAAAAAGTTAAACAGAATGTGTTCATGGAGTATGATGTATTTTAAAATAGTTTCTTTACCTTGAAATTTATCCAATGTCAAAGTGTATTTGCAGATTAGAATCTGTTGATTCTGGATTTTATCCATAATAAGATACGAGACGATTGTAGTTTTTAGTAATCTGACCACCGGGTTCACCCCATGTCTCCACTTGATTCAGTTTCTCAACTTAATTCTGCTAGAACTAATTCATTGGCCTTGGTAATCTTTTTTACCGGACTCAGCTAGAAGTGTCCAACATGTATACGGTTGAAGTGTCCAGCATGGAGACGGTTCCAAGTGTCGGACTCGGCAAAAAGTTGAGAAATTTACATATTTTGccctaaaataattttctaagtTTGAGCGTCCATGTCCGAGTGTCGAGTGTTCGCGGGTACTCAATGAAAAAATGAAGAGTCCGGGTTTCCTTACCTATTTATCAGTTGTACCAACTACCAAGCACAATTAGGATTTGCAGATTGAATTTTAAAAtacttcaataaataatatatacACGCAAAATATTAAAAACATGTAACAAAAAGAAGGTTCAACAAATGATAGCTTCTTATGACTATGCATAGTAACTTGTCTACTTTGTACTGGGCTAAAGTAGTGGCTTCCTGTGACAGCTACTTTGAAAAAGGTAGACAAGGTAACTGATGATGCTGACAAAAGTCCCCCAAAACAGGAAGAAACTCCTGATGAAGAGATGGAGCAAGACTCAGCTCCAGCTTCTATTCTTTCAGAGAAAAGGAAAGCTCTTTTTGAACCTTTGGAGCCTGCAAGTATTAATGGTCGAAGGCCAACAGCAGAATCCTTACTCCCTCCACCAGACTTTGATGAGGCAATTTATCCTCGAGGCTGGTTGATTGGGAAGAAGCGAAAGCTTGTCAATGTTGATGTTGTTGAGAGTATGCGCAGGATTGCTGTACAGGAAATGAACAGAAAGGTGTTTCTCTTAATACTAACATAAACATTAGGACTATGGTTGTATGTGTGTCCGAGGAAGATGATATGCTTTGAAGTAACAATGTTCCAACAATGCAATTCTTAAAAGAAATTATGACAAGTTATCTCAATACATGCATAAAAGATGTTACATACGCTGAAAATATCTTTATATATTACAGGATAGGGAGATTGATGGACTGAATGAACAACTCGAAGAAGATTCTCGATGCTTGGAACATTTGCAGATCCAGCTTTTGGAAGAACGAAGCAAACGTGCAGATGTGGAGAGGCAAAACACGATGCTGGAAAACCAAATAAGTATGCTCATGGACATGTTGCAGGAGCAGGAGCAGGAGCAGGAGCAGGAGCAGGAAGAGGACAACGAAAATATAGATGATGGAGGTGCAGAACCTTGAAGTATTGTACTTCTCTATTGTGCAAATGTTTATGGGGTAGGAAAATATAGATATTGCATTTATTCACtatatgtatattatatgaatGTTACATGTAGCGAAGATTACAGCCACCTAGTGATGTGTGATTTAAGATTTTCTTGTAATGTGAGGAATTCTATATATTTGTATGTCAACCTTATAAAAAGGATTAAATATACACAAAAGTGTGCAGTGCCTCTTCCTTCATTTAAGTTGTATAATGTCTTTTAACAATTCAGACAGGACATGTAAATGACAGGCTACTCTGAATCGGACTGGAATTCATAAGACTTCTAAATAGTATGCGAGAGAACTTTTAAACGTTCAAATAGTATTACTCTGGACACAGTTAATAACATGAGAGAACTTTTAAACGTTCAAATAGCATTACTATGGACAAAGTTAATTACATATTCCTAGTAAAAGGTGAAATCCTAGTGAGATGGAAGATTAATACAGTAACCTATAAGCTAAAATGTAAAAAATTGCTTCATATAACTTAACGAGTTCATACAGAAGTTAGAGATGGTTGACCTACTAAAAATAGAGATTGAAGATCATTATTCAGCCTACCGGAACTGGACAGTATTTCTAGCCTAGTATGCCGGATGAAGGATAGAAATTCAGAGAACTAACAAGCATAAAAAGAGTTGAGAACTTTCCGATATACAAATAACAAATAACTAATAAGCATAAATATAGTGCCACTGTGTGGTAAGAGATATGTGAAATTAGCACATGAAATCATATTTTCCTTGAGGTCTAAGAATAAACTCTGCAATGAAGTAACGTGCCCTACTAAAGTGAACAATGAGTAGGAAATTAAATTGAATGACAATTACAGGAAATAATAAATGAAATCCACGAACCTCGTTCCTTATCGTTACTCATACATCTCCAACAACAAAGGCATTATCTGACAATTCGAACTGTATGGGATGTATTTATCATCAGCAAGTACAAAGTTGCTCCGTCAAATTTTGGCTGAAACAAGATTAGTATAAATAGGAATCTTATTTATTATCGACTGTGAAAGAAATCTTATATTTAAAATATGCTCTGAACTTTTACTAGTATCTATAGCATCTCTAACATTTTTGTTCAACTTATGTCCCATATGGACCTTCATGTTTC
This sequence is a window from Apium graveolens cultivar Ventura chromosome 9, ASM990537v1, whole genome shotgun sequence. Protein-coding genes within it:
- the LOC141683130 gene encoding protein HEADING DATE REPRESSOR 1 yields the protein MGEESKKMETTLNGFSPISSTPVFWKSRKRSATLKKVDKVTDDADKSPPKQEETPDEEMEQDSAPASILSEKRKALFEPLEPASINGRRPTAESLLPPPDFDEAIYPRGWLIGKKRKLVNVDVVESMRRIAVQEMNRKDREIDGLNEQLEEDSRCLEHLQIQLLEERSKRADVERQNTMLENQISMLMDMLQEQEQEQEQEQEEDNENIDDGGAEP